In Melospiza melodia melodia isolate bMelMel2 unplaced genomic scaffold, bMelMel2.pri scaffold_47, whole genome shotgun sequence, one genomic interval encodes:
- the LOC134434763 gene encoding olfactory receptor 6C3-like gives SYTGCASQVFFFVFYGVTEHYLLTIMCYDCYVSICKPLHYGTLLGIFRVVLRIPSEQGWHKAFSTCLPNLVVVSLFISTSVN, from the exons actggatgtgcttcaCAGGTTTTCTTTTTTGTATTCTATGGTGTAACAGAGCATTACCTCCTGACTatcatgtgctacgactgctacgtgtccatttgcaaacccctgcactacgggaccctcctgggc atcttcagggttgtgctaAGGATCccgtctgagcagggatggcacaaagccttttccacctgccttcctAACCTGGTtgtggtctctctgttcatcagcacttcagt